One region of Triticum aestivum cultivar Chinese Spring chromosome 6B, IWGSC CS RefSeq v2.1, whole genome shotgun sequence genomic DNA includes:
- the LOC123135783 gene encoding uncharacterized protein produces the protein MLPSNLHPRSQGALGHRSGSPAGRCVQATSWIGRAACHPLLMDLRRLRLRPWPPRRIHGGGLPVVQVFPSFGPSSRSPPPAARPWFLPRDFSFKLFIAKVCGEDTNLGSSSLRECARNLEPASLI, from the exons ATGCTGCCCTCCAACCTCCACCCGAGATCCCAGGGCGCGCTAGGTCACCGCTCCGGCTCGCCGGCCGGGAGGTGCGTGCAGGCTACATCATGGATTGGGAGAGCCGCATGTCATCCTCTCCTCATGGATCTTCGTCGGCTCCGGCTCCGTCCCTGGCCTCCAAGGCGGATACACGGTGGTGGCCTCCCCGTGGTCCAAG TCTTCCCTAGCTTCGGCCCTAGCAGCAGGTCCCCTCCACCTGCCGCACGGCCGTGGTTCCTGCCTCGCGACTTCAGTTTCAAGTTGTTCATTGCGAAG GTCTGTGGTGAGGACACAAATTTGGGGTCCAGCTCCTTGCGTGAATGTGCAAGGAATTTAGAACCTGCATCTTTAATATAA